The Apibacter raozihei genome contains a region encoding:
- a CDS encoding carboxymuconolactone decarboxylase family protein has product MSKNKKKINITSQAIINYEELWPGYESDMLQTDPELAEIVANFAFDEILEHDKLGTKKRVLMILASTLGTNSPTEFKHFVHAALNTDTQPAEIKEILYQAVPYLGISKIIEYIYITNTIFEELEIPLPLEKRAETVSENRFEKGLALQKKIFGATIEKMYENSPADLLHIQRFLSSNCFGDFVSRGGLDLKTREMATFTFLLAMGGTENQMKGHILGNVEVGNDRAVLISLITQLIPYIGYPRALNAISCLNEILPPK; this is encoded by the coding sequence ATGAGCAAGAATAAAAAGAAAATAAATATAACATCACAAGCAATTATCAATTATGAGGAGTTATGGCCTGGTTATGAATCGGATATGCTTCAAACAGATCCAGAACTTGCAGAAATAGTCGCCAATTTTGCTTTTGATGAAATACTGGAACATGATAAGCTGGGAACTAAAAAACGGGTGCTCATGATACTGGCATCCACATTGGGAACCAATTCACCCACCGAGTTTAAACATTTTGTTCACGCAGCCTTAAATACCGATACTCAACCAGCTGAAATTAAAGAAATTTTATATCAAGCGGTACCTTATCTAGGAATATCCAAAATTATTGAGTATATTTATATAACCAATACTATTTTTGAAGAATTGGAAATACCGCTTCCTTTAGAGAAACGAGCGGAAACTGTAAGTGAAAATCGTTTTGAAAAAGGATTGGCTCTGCAAAAGAAAATTTTTGGAGCAACGATAGAAAAAATGTATGAAAATTCTCCTGCTGACTTACTCCATATACAAAGATTTTTATCATCTAATTGTTTTGGAGATTTTGTGTCCCGGGGTGGACTAGATTTAAAAACGCGTGAAATGGCAACTTTTACTTTTTTGCTGGCTATGGGAGGGACAGAAAATCAAATGAAAGGTCATATTTTAGGTAATGTTGAAGTGGGAAACGACCGTGCTGTTTTAATCAGTTTGATAACCCAGCTTATTCCTTATATTGGATACCCCCGTGCTTTGAATGCAATAAGTTGTCTGAATGAAATTTTACCCCCTAAATAA
- a CDS encoding aldo/keto reductase, with amino-acid sequence MKTIQLNNGIEMPMLGLGVYQIPEYEQCKNTVLDALQTGYRSIDTAAAYHNEEAVGQAIKESGIERNQLFLTTKLWISHTGYEKTKEAFEESINKLQTDYLDLYLIHQPYGDVHGSWRAMEELYKSGKIKAIGVSNFHPDRVMDIIVNHTVVPAVNQIETHPFYQRISDQEFLKENGIQIESWASFAEGRNDMFTQPVLVKIANKYNKSVAQVVLRWLIQREVVVIPKSVKKERLKENIQLFDFELSGEDMEAIKTMDTHKSLFFDHRDPAMIKWFSTMIKKN; translated from the coding sequence ATGAAAACAATACAATTAAATAATGGAATAGAAATGCCTATGTTAGGACTGGGCGTTTATCAGATACCTGAATACGAACAATGTAAAAATACTGTACTGGATGCGCTTCAAACCGGTTACCGTTCTATAGATACAGCAGCTGCATATCATAACGAAGAAGCAGTAGGACAGGCTATCAAAGAAAGCGGAATTGAACGTAATCAGTTATTTCTGACTACCAAATTATGGATATCCCATACCGGATATGAAAAAACCAAAGAAGCATTTGAAGAATCCATCAATAAATTACAGACAGATTATCTGGATTTATATTTAATACATCAACCTTATGGTGATGTTCATGGATCCTGGAGAGCTATGGAAGAATTATATAAAAGTGGAAAGATTAAAGCCATAGGTGTGAGTAATTTTCATCCGGACAGAGTAATGGATATAATAGTAAATCATACGGTTGTTCCTGCAGTAAACCAGATTGAGACTCATCCTTTTTATCAACGCATAAGTGATCAGGAATTTTTAAAAGAAAACGGTATACAGATAGAATCCTGGGCCTCATTTGCTGAAGGAAGAAATGATATGTTCACCCAGCCGGTTCTTGTGAAAATAGCAAATAAATATAACAAATCTGTAGCCCAGGTCGTATTAAGATGGTTAATTCAGCGAGAAGTAGTGGTAATACCTAAATCCGTAAAAAAAGAACGACTGAAAGAAAATATCCAGCTTTTTGATTTTGAACTGTCAGGAGAAGATATGGAAGCTATAAAAACGATGGATACTCATAAAAGCCTATTTTTTGATCATAGGGATCCGGCAATGATTAAATGGTTTTCTACCATGATAAAAAAGAATTAA
- a CDS encoding putative quinol monooxygenase: MKTILLIISVIMGSLGYSQNNDHPILRISELEIYPEYLSQYKIILKEESAASVKLEKGVISIFPLYMKEDSTQFRILEIYANKAEYEKHLKTEHFIKYKTSTLKMVKSLKLVDMYALDETMMNILFKKYPYQN; the protein is encoded by the coding sequence ATGAAAACAATCCTATTAATAATCAGTGTAATTATGGGCTCATTAGGATATTCTCAAAATAATGATCACCCTATATTACGTATTTCTGAACTGGAAATTTATCCGGAATACCTTTCTCAGTACAAAATTATTTTGAAAGAAGAATCGGCAGCGTCGGTAAAGTTGGAAAAAGGTGTTATTTCCATATTTCCCTTATATATGAAAGAAGATAGCACTCAGTTCAGAATACTTGAAATTTATGCGAATAAAGCTGAGTATGAAAAACATCTGAAAACTGAGCATTTTATTAAATACAAGACATCCACACTAAAAATGGTTAAATCATTAAAGCTGGTGGATATGTATGCCTTGGATGAGACGATGATGAATATACTTTTTAAAAAATATCCCTATCAAAATTAA
- a CDS encoding NAD(P)H-binding protein has translation MPKILIIGATGSLARPVIQALKKDKFNTITLFARNPEKLSVKETENCTLIKGDAMNYPDIEKAMIGQDIVYVNLSGDLEAMINNCIRAMKASGVYRIVAVSSIGIYDQPLKSILLPYRILTDLIESSGLKYTILRPNWFTNEDEINYQITRKGEPETGNALSRKSIADFISRIINDPGLYVNENLGISKPD, from the coding sequence ATGCCTAAAATTTTAATCATAGGAGCAACGGGAAGCCTGGCTCGGCCAGTCATTCAAGCTTTAAAAAAAGATAAGTTTAATACGATTACTCTCTTTGCCCGAAATCCTGAAAAACTTTCAGTTAAAGAAACTGAAAATTGCACGCTAATCAAAGGCGATGCAATGAATTATCCGGATATCGAAAAAGCAATGATTGGTCAGGATATCGTATATGTAAATCTTTCCGGAGATTTGGAAGCCATGATAAACAATTGTATCAGAGCAATGAAAGCATCAGGTGTGTATCGAATTGTAGCTGTAAGCTCAATAGGTATTTATGATCAACCATTAAAGTCTATACTATTGCCTTATAGGATATTAACTGATTTGATTGAAAGTTCTGGTTTAAAGTATACGATCCTTCGTCCCAATTGGTTTACAAATGAAGATGAAATAAATTACCAAATTACTCGTAAAGGTGAACCCGAAACAGGAAACGCTTTATCAAGAAAAAGCATTGCAGATTTTATTAGTCGTATAATAAATGATCCGGGTTTATATGTAAATGAGAATTTAGGAATAAGTAAGCCTGATTAA